A stretch of DNA from Flavobacterium lipolyticum:
GATTACTTAGGTTTTGATGATGGGAGAAGGGATTATCCAACGAATTTGACATCCTTACCAATACCAACAAACGAAGCTGATTCCGGGCTTTTTATAGAGCAGTCTAAGAGGTTTACAGCAGACAATTTTACGACTTATAAAACTTATGCTGCTCCGGGAACAACACTTCAATATGCAATGGGAAGAGCGTATAAATTAAAAGATAATAACAAGTGGGGTTTTGTAGGATCGCTATTTTTTAAAAATACTCAGGAGAAACTGGATATTGAGCATACGCAAAGAGCAAGTAATGCCGATAATTCACTTTTTGTTCCAGAGACGGATAAAGCATTGTATTCAACATTTACCAAATACGGATTTAGAAATTCAGGAGCCAATTATACATTTAATTCTACTTTGGCAGGAATGTTTAATGCGGGAATTCAGTTTGGCAATCATAAAATAACGGCACGTAATACAGTGATGCACATTTACAACAATCAGCTTACTCAGGTAACAGGATGGAGTGACAGTGATGCCTTATCTGAAATTATGAATGGATCGATACTTCCTTCGACTTCAGAAACAGATTATCCGGTTTATCAGACCTTACTGCAAAGCAAAATAGAAGGAAGTCATAAGTTTGGCAAGCTGGATGTCAATTGGTTTGGAGCTTATAACACCGTTTCAAAAGATACTAAAGACGCTACTTTTTTGGATACCTACAGAAAAAAAGTGGGTGATGACACTTTGCTTTATCACTATGTATATAATTCAGAAACAAGATTTCCTTTCAGCAGAAGTAATTTTACAAATGATGAAACAGATTACAATTTCGCCATAAATTTTAAGTACTCTTTTGATTTTAGCGATACCTACACCAATGATATAAAAGCGGGTTATTTTGGGACCTATAAAAAAGCTACCAACCAGCAGGAATCGGCAAAGGTAGTCGTAATGGGTACAGGTGCAGATAAAGCGGAGATTTACGAACCTCTTTCAAAATTTTTAGACGGTTCCAGATACTATTATGGAGGTTTTGGATGGCAGGATTATGGAGTATACGGTAACAGATACGTAGGTGATGTAAAAGTACATTCCCCCTTTTTAATGCTCGATGATAAAATTGGACGTTACGTAAGATTAGTGTGGGGAGTAAGGGCAGAAAGCTATTTGTATACCGAAATTGAAAGCCAGTCTGAAGCAGCCGGAGATTTTGGAAAAGATCAAAAAGACGATAAGTTGTGGCAGTTTTTACCATCAGCAAGTTTGGTCGTAAGTCCTACCAATAAAATGAATATCAGATTGGGGTATAATAAATCAGTTTTACGCCCTCAATTTGCAGAACGTTTGAGTATTCCTTATTACGATCCTATTCAGTCTGCCAAAATTTACAATTATTCAGGCGGAATGATTTCCAGTGTTTCCAACAATTATGATTTGAAGTTAGAATGGTTTCCATCCGGAGGTGAAATTTTATCTTTTGGTGTATATCATAAAAATATAGATGATCCTATGGAAGCAGTGGGAAGTTTGAATCCATCAAGAATCAGAAACATTTACAACCTTAATTCAGCCAATGCTAAACTTTGGGGAGTAGAAGTAGAGTTGTATAAAAGTCTTTCTTTTTTAGGGGAAGGAGAAGCCCTTAAAGATATTTTTATCTCCGGGAATGCTTCTATTAACAGAACTAAAGTAACCTCTTATGTCGCCATTGACGGGACTGGAGGACTGTATGAAGCAAACAGACCGCTTTACGGACAGTCGCCCTATACTTATAATTTAGGATTAGACTACGTGGGAGATCGTTTAGGATTTAGTGTGAGACATAATGCTATAGGAGATCAGTACATATTGGTAGGATTTGATTATCAGTCTGAAGAAATCAGGATGCCTTATTCTATTACGGATGCGCAGATTAGTTATAAGTTTTTTAAAGAAAAAAATCTCGAATTCAAATGCAGTATGAAAAACTTGTTTGATGCAGCAATTAAAACCTACGATAATTCAAACAGTTATTCACATATTGAAAATGTGCCGGTGGGGTCAAATCCACGAGACCGATACAGCTTAGGAGCAAACGCCACAAATAAATACGACGAAGATATTGACAAAGTATTATTTAAAGCTAAAAGTGGCAGAACGATAAGTGTTTCCTTAAGTTATTCCTTCTAAATACAAAATTCACTAAGAAGCTTTATTGGAAGGAGTAAAGGATTACTTCAGACGAAATAAACAGTGGGAGAGAGACTTTTATTGGTCTGAGAAAAAGAGCGGTTTAAGTCAGAAAGATCCTGGACATTAAGAAACCGTTAACAATAAAAAAAGTGGTGATATTTTGTTCTTGTGAAGTCTAATATAGTTGTAATAAGATTAATTTTTTTAATTCTTCATTAGTATTAATCAAGGTCTATTGTTTTTTTTTTTTGCAGTTCCTGTATGGTCTTTTAAAAACTTACAGCGTTATAAAAAGACCTGCAGTGATTGCATCAAAAGATCAGGAAGAATGGAAAGCAATCCTTTCATTGCGTTGGAAACCCTAAGAATGAAAGATGGAGTTTAGGTATAAACCTCCGATGGTAAAGCGGAAAAAGTTTATCAAAAAGATCTTTGCCAAAAACGAGAAAGACCTAAGGAAAGATATTTTGCTGCTCTCTCCAAAGGCCTAGTTTGAATAGCAGCAAATATAGCAATAATTAAATTATTATGAAAAATTTTTTTCTATTTGCAATGGTAGCTCTACTTTTGGGCTCTTGCCAAAATGATGATTCTACTGCAGATTCTTCTTTTTCAATGAAAGCTTCAGGTGCTGATTATGCTCATCCACCTACAGTACAAACAGTAAGCGGTGCTATTACCTCTAATACAACATGGACAAACGACAGAGTTTGGGAAATCGATGGTGTTATTACAGTAAAAAATGGCGCAAAATTAACTATTCAGGCAGGAACTTTTATTAAAGCAAAACCTTTGGCACCAGGAGTTGCTACAGGAGTTTTGGTAATTACTAAAACAGGACAAATTGATGCACAGGGAACTGCAGAATCTCCAATTGTTTTTACAAGTTATAACTTATTAGATGACAATACTAATACTTCAGCTCTTCCGGGAGATTTTGGAGGAGTTGTTATTTTAGGAGATGCAGAGGTTAATACAGGTTCTGTAACGAACATTGTTGAAGGATTAGACGATCAGTCTAATTTTACTGAATTTTATTATGGAGGTTCAAACAACAATCACAATGCGGGAATCTTAAGCTATGTACGTATCGAATTTGCAGGACGTATTTTAGATACAGACGTTGAAATTAACGGTTTAACATTGGCTGGTGTTGGAAACGGAACTACTGTTAACCACATTCAGGTATCTTATGGTAAAGATGATTCATTTGAATTTTTTGGAGGTAAAGTAAACGCTACTCATTTAGTTTCTTTTGCTGCGGATGATGACAACTTCGATTTCGATTTTGGTTACACAGGAAGCATCACAAAAGCTATCGCACTTGCAGACAGTAATTCAACTCACAGTTTAAGCGGAGGAAATCCTGATTCTAACGGTATTGAATTAGATAACAACGCTACCGGAACACTTACTAGCATTATCACACGTCCGGTTATTTCTCAATTATCTATTATTGGTGTAAGCTCTTCTACAGTTGCTGATTTGTACGAAAATGCCATTCACGTACGCAGAGCTGGTAACATCAGCCTTACAGATGTAACTGTAACAGGGTACAACACAGGAATTAGATGGGATTCACCTTCACTTCCATCAGGATCTTCTTATTTAAGAGTTTCAATCCACGGATTTGATAATGTTGCTCTTCCGGCAGGAACAACTTTAACAGGTTTTGGTACAACTACTTCTACTGTTGACCCGGCTACAAAATGGAGCTTAAACCAGCCTTTCTTTAATAATGGCGCTCTTAATTTCACAGGAACAACAGGAGCCTTTAAAACAGAATCTAACTGGACGAATACCTGGACAAAGTTTTCTAATTTCTAATTAGAAAAAAAACAGCTTACTAATTAAATACTGTATGGGCAGAGAAATCTGCCCATATTTAAAATAAAAAACATGAAAAAAACACTACTTTTTTTTGCTTTTATAATGATTACAACGATATCATCTGCTCAATATACAATCTGGGAAGATGATTTTGATGATTCTAATGTTTCAGACTGGGATTTACTGGACAGAGATGGAAATGGAAGTAACTGGATGGCCAGAAAAAACATTCAGTTGGATGCAAGTACCGGAAGTGTAATTGATGGAGCTATTGATGTTTTGGGAACCTACAATATTGATTTTAAAACAGGCGGACCTCTTGAAGGATTAGAAAACAATCTGGCCATCAGTCCGGTTTTGAATATTTCTTTTTACTCCGGAAAAATTAGTTTGACCATAAAAGCGC
This window harbors:
- a CDS encoding TonB-dependent receptor; its protein translation is MNNDFSRQFSFVLWILFFGVFLGTNTIYAQTGTVSVDFKNSSPQKIIENLKSRTPYQFIYQKDLDLSLPLITLKKDNVSIDEILSDLQKMTNLNFRRNENNIAVNSKDADKKKKKGKITGKVVDTNGLSLPGVNIKVVELNYGVQSDIDGNYILELEPGEYTIEISAISFQTQKITGVKVTEGGETPLVVSLKEAAQSLKEVVIVQNYKQATASIQGLLLQQKKAAQFSDGISAEQIARTPDRDVASSLKRITGVTTIDNKYVVVRSMGERWNQAVMDGITLPSTDAYQQNFSFDIIPTSMVESIVVSKSATPDMYANFAGGYVEIKTKDIPKENFNSFSISTSYNSRSTFKERLTKQEGDYDYLGFDDGRRDYPTNLTSLPIPTNEADSGLFIEQSKRFTADNFTTYKTYAAPGTTLQYAMGRAYKLKDNNKWGFVGSLFFKNTQEKLDIEHTQRASNADNSLFVPETDKALYSTFTKYGFRNSGANYTFNSTLAGMFNAGIQFGNHKITARNTVMHIYNNQLTQVTGWSDSDALSEIMNGSILPSTSETDYPVYQTLLQSKIEGSHKFGKLDVNWFGAYNTVSKDTKDATFLDTYRKKVGDDTLLYHYVYNSETRFPFSRSNFTNDETDYNFAINFKYSFDFSDTYTNDIKAGYFGTYKKATNQQESAKVVVMGTGADKAEIYEPLSKFLDGSRYYYGGFGWQDYGVYGNRYVGDVKVHSPFLMLDDKIGRYVRLVWGVRAESYLYTEIESQSEAAGDFGKDQKDDKLWQFLPSASLVVSPTNKMNIRLGYNKSVLRPQFAERLSIPYYDPIQSAKIYNYSGGMISSVSNNYDLKLEWFPSGGEILSFGVYHKNIDDPMEAVGSLNPSRIRNIYNLNSANAKLWGVEVELYKSLSFLGEGEALKDIFISGNASINRTKVTSYVAIDGTGGLYEANRPLYGQSPYTYNLGLDYVGDRLGFSVRHNAIGDQYILVGFDYQSEEIRMPYSITDAQISYKFFKEKNLEFKCSMKNLFDAAIKTYDNSNSYSHIENVPVGSNPRDRYSLGANATNKYDEDIDKVLFKAKSGRTISVSLSYSF